The following proteins are co-located in the Argopecten irradians isolate NY chromosome 9, Ai_NY, whole genome shotgun sequence genome:
- the LOC138330955 gene encoding uncharacterized protein: MAGKFNGKPTWSKPMPVHGQGIVTFNITRNNAFMIKITKASTTDDIRLTIDLNSAEFGITQNGKYSKLAETAQTDSGYDAGRKISYWFSYNRDSLVLKYGKGYTMEETTELVYDFLAGARTPKKQEEIRQKYYGLFNAEDFGCVQFFDTTTANTDSDLIDIEKSVSFRKNPFIRNLSPFVLDSKQATLFTLDNGNYMLTGSLSPACKELYDNICNTDLNWPPEVDEVLLSDAIRFSIETKGCLLYQKLQEKAGEFGPGSGREETYLRVTLGHSLGNSPGIPYVLEIWPAKHYSPIHNHGNANAVIKVLFGQINVSLYNKQTINPIAKPVKTFKAIKGDVTWITRDWFQTHKLWNSTDDFCATIQCYSYDAGDTNHRPYFNYVSEHSTVEEFLPNSDFTFKYMRQNVLGEYRNKHGMLNPSHK; this comes from the exons ATGGCTGGGAAGTTTAACGGTAAACCAACATGGAGCAAGCCTATGCCTGTCCATGGACAGGGAATCGTCACCTTCAACATCACCAGGAACAATGCTTTTATGATAAAGATAACGAAGGCTTCGACTACTGACGATATCAGACTCACAATTGATCTAAACTCGGCTGAGTTCGGTATAACACAAAACGGCAAGTATTCCAAGCTTGCAGAAACCGCACAGACCGACAGCGGATATGACGCCGGCAGGAAAATTTCCTATTGGTTCAGCTACAACAGGGATAGCCTCGTTTTGAAATATGGTAAAGGTTACACCATGGAGGAAACTACTGAGCTGGTTTATGACTTTCTCGCTGGAGCCAGGACACCCAAAAAACAAGAGGAAATCAGACAGAAGTATTATGGTCTTTTTAATGCGGAAGATTTTGGATGCGTGCAATTTTTCGATACCACAACAGCAAATACGGATTCCGATC TGATAGATATTGAAAAGAGTGTCTCCTTCCGAAAGAATCCATTTATCCGCAATCTATCACCGTTCGTTCTGGACAGCAAACAAGCTACACTCTTTACCTTGGACAATGGCAATTACATGTTGACTG GGAGCCTGTCGCCAGCCTGTAAAGAACTTTATGACAATATCTGTAACACTGATTTGAACTGGCCACCGGAAGTTGACGAAGTTCTTCTTTCTGACGCCATCCGGTTCAGTATCGAGACAAAGGGATGCCTGCTATATCAAAAATTACAGGAGAAAGCTGGGGAATTCGGTCCCGGAAGTGGCCGGGAAGAGACCTATTTACGGGTTACCCTTGGACACAGTCTCGGCAACTCTCCTGGAATCCCGTACGTCCTCGAGATTTGGCCAGCAAAGCACTACAGTCCAATCCATAACCATGGCAATGCAAACGCGGTCATCAAAGTCTTGTTTGGACAAATCAATGTGTCTCTTTACAACAAGCAGACGATAAACCCGATCGCGAAACCCGTGAAGACATTCAAAGCTATTAAAGGAGATGTTACATGGATCACCAGAGATTGGTTCCAGACACATAAGCTCTGGAACAGCACGGACGACTTCTGCGCCACCATTCAATGTTACAGCTATGATGCAGGGGACACAAATCACAGGCCATACTTTAACTATGTTAGTGAGCATAGCACCGTTGAAGAGTTTCTGCCCAACTCCGACTTCACCTTCAAATATATGCGACAAAATGTACTTGGGGAATATCGAAACAAGCACGGCATGTTGAATCCATCCCACAAATAG